One genomic segment of Hordeum vulgare subsp. vulgare chromosome 2H, MorexV3_pseudomolecules_assembly, whole genome shotgun sequence includes these proteins:
- the LOC123429478 gene encoding heavy metal-associated isoprenylated plant protein 35-like — protein MASGEAEPLQYTTTVLRVSIHCEGCKKKVRKVLHSIEGVYKVTIDATQHKVTVTGSVAADALVRRLLKSGKHAALWPMPAPAPAATETKKPADAPPPGKGGKGTEKVDAKPKKVAEEAESESSEKKPDKEEGSEKKPGKAGGKKPKDEAGKEAEVHEKKEKGSPEPPSNEAAATDEAPEAGGEETGGKKGKKKKNKQQKDAGEGDAATEKPPPPQQQQQQQKIKQPQPQQAMPPAPAPGPGPGPDRAHGHGGPFPYYAAQPVMSYNMAQPSASLSYYAPTPVASVPPHMPYGGYAPYPPMMMPPPPPPEYMYGPPGMRSSPPQEPYNNMFNEENPSSCSIM, from the exons ATGGCGTCAGGGGAAGCAGAGCCGCTGCAGTACACG ACCACCGTGCTGCGGGTGTCCATCCACTGCGAGGGGTGCAAGAAGAAGGTCAGGAAGGTGCTCCACAGCATCGAAG GTGTGTACAAGGTGACGATCGACGCGACGCAGCACAAGGTGACGGTCACCGgcagcgtggccgccgacgcgctCGTCAGGCGTTTGCTCAAGTCCGGCAAGCACGCCGCGCTCTGGCCgatgccggcgccggcgccggccgcCACGGAGACCAAGAAGCCCGCTGACGCCCCGCCTCCCGGGAAGGGCGGCAAGGGAACGGAGAAGGTGGACGCCAAGCCTAAGAAGGTGGCCGAGGAGGCAGAGTCGGAGAGCTCGGAGAAGAAGCCAGACAAGGAAGAAGGTTCAGAGAAGAAACCGGGGAAAGCCGGCGGGAAGAAACCCAAGGACGAGGCCGGGAAAGAGGCAGAGGttcatgagaagaaggagaagggctcGCCGGAGCCTCCATCCAACGAAGCGGCGGCCACCGACGAGGCCCCGGAGGCGGGCGGAGAGGAGACGGGGggcaagaaggggaagaagaagaagaacaagcagCAGAAGGATGCCGGCGAGGGGGACGCCGCCACGgagaagccgccgccgccgcagcagcagcagcagcagcaaaagatCAAGCAGCCGCAGCCACAGCAGGCGATGCCGCCCGCGCCGGCGCCGGGGCCGGGGCCAGGGCCAGACCGCGCGCACGGCCACGGCGGCCCGTTCCCGTACTACGCGGCGCAGCCGGTGATGAGCTACAACATGGCGCAGCCGAGCGCGAGCTTGTCCTACTACGCGCCCACGCCGGTGGCGTCCGTGCCGCCGCACATGCCGTACGGCGGGTACGCGCCTTACCCGCCGATGAtgatgccgccgccgccaccgccggagTACATGTACGGCCCGCCGGGCATGCGGTCGTCCCCGCCGCAGGAACCCTACAACAACATGTTCAACGAGGAGAACCCCAGCTCCTGCAGCATCATgtga